One window from the genome of Podospora pseudocomata strain CBS 415.72m chromosome 1 map unlocalized CBS415.72m_1.2, whole genome shotgun sequence encodes:
- the USB1 gene encoding poly(U)-specific 3'-to-5' RNA exonuclease (EggNog:ENOG503P2PH; COG:L): MPPLVDYGSDSDSDADTANPAPPPAKKPRLGAPGTGTATALSSGPSPDLPPLPASFHDLYASTARTFDDPSLHQGRTRQTPHIPGNWPSHVYIEWHPPPEFKRMLSGLIYSVRSQIRKIDPEVEITSFLESDLGVPLPLHISLSRPLNLSTFQKDLFLSDLQKILAGDQPFEIRLGRVEWHFTSESGRAFLVLRVACPSRNNELVYLLSKINELANIYGQPQLYSWASAAEGKDVADAFHFSIAWCLGKPSDHLERITKEVFAKPEIRTVIGMGKLTIHSIKVKIGNVVTNIPLRKEDEERRERKHSALLGL, from the coding sequence ATGCCGCCGCTGGTGGATTACGGATCCGATTCGGACTCGGACGCCGACACGGCCAacccagctcctccgccagccAAAAAGCCAAGACTAGGTGCACCTGGCACCGGAACGGCTACGGCCCTATCTAGCGGCCCGTCTCCGGatctgcctcctctcccggcATCATTCCACGACCTCTACGCCTCCACAGCCCGCacctttgacgacccttccCTCCACCAAGGTCGAACCagacaaacaccacacaTCCCTGGGAACTGGCCCAGCCATGTTTACATTGAATGGCATCCACCGCCAGAGTTCAAGCGCATGCTATCAGGCCTGATATACTCGGTCCGATCCCAGATTCGCAAGATAGACCCCGAAGTAGAAATAACCAGCTTTCTGGAGAGCGACCTAGGCGTGCCGTTACCGTTGCACATCAGCCTCTCCCGTCCTCTTAATCTCAGCACGTTCCAGAAAGACCTGTTTCTGTCCGATCTTCAAAAGATACTCGCTGGAGACCAGCCGTTCGAGATACGGCTCGGGAGGGTGGAATGGCATTTTACCTCGGAGAGCGGACGGGCATTTCTGGTGCTGAGAGTGGCCTGCCCGTCTCGAAATAATGAGCTCGTGTACCTTTTGTCCAAGATTAACGAGCTTGCTAATATATACGGCCAGCCCCAGCTCTATTCGTGGGCCTCGGCTGCAGAGGGGAAGGATGTTGCGGACGCCTTTCACTTTTCGATTGCTTGGTGTCTGGGTAAGCCGTCGGATCATCTCGAGCGTATCACAAAAGAGGTTTTTGCAAAACCCGAGATCCGGACTGTCATCGGAATGGGTAAATTGACCATCCACAGCATCAAGGTCAAGATTGGGAATGTGGTGACGAATATTCCgctgaggaaggaggatgaggagaggagggagaggaagcacAGTGCTTTGCTTGGGTTATGA
- the ERO1 gene encoding endoplasmic oxidoreductin-1 (COG:O; BUSCO:EOG09261JR0; EggNog:ENOG503NUWS), producing the protein MKTAARLFYLSVFALWSPEVQCQNSQPSASPPAPPQDACAISPKAIVSDACASYSTLERLNRNVKPALDELTQTTDFFSHYRVNLFHKKCPFWNDENGMCGNIACAVETLDNEEDIPPVWRAKELGKLEGPRAQHPGKAVQKQEPVRPLKGKLGEGVGESCVVEYDDECDDRDYCVPEDESATSKGDYVSLLRNPERFTGYAGDGAKQVWDAVYRENCFQRSSFPHYAALGKDTSARGPAAMDFKAVLDAAGRQHVLEQTREHNPLTPFVANTGLEAEDECLEKRVFYRVMSGMHASISTHLCWDFLNQTTGQWQPNLACYKARLHQFPDRISNLYFNYALLSRAIAKLGPYLTAEQGYTFCTGDPAQDAETREKVLAVTTKAASVPQIFDESLMFKNGEGPSLKEDFRNRFRNVSRLMDCVGCDKCRLWGKLQTAGYGTALKVLFEFDNNDHPQVPVLKRTELVALFNTYARLSSSMSAIQKFRGMVEAEDNKGAKKVVVNKILSVGPIKKALDEQDVDEVETKREERIRREPKSSSEAMAEEWENIKKVTMFVLKGWISVPAKAWVVLSQEAARFMQFFLGLPVTPRTWTLEFPRVDEL; encoded by the exons atgAAGACGGCCGCCCGTCTCTTTTATCTATCAGTCTTTGCGCTCTGGAGCCCAGAAGTGCAATGCCAAAACTCACAACcttcggcatcaccaccagcgccacctCAAGATGCTTGCGCG ATATCGCCAAAAGCTATCGTGAGCGACGCCTGTGCCTCGTACTCGACGCTCGAGCGGCTCAATCGCAATGTCAAGCCGGCCCTTGACGAGCTCACCCAGACGACGGACTTCTTCAGTCACTACCGGGTGAATTTATTTCACAAGAAGTGCCCGTTTTGGAATGACGAGAATGGCATGTGCGGGAACATTGCCTGCGCGGTAGAGACGCTGGATAACGAGGAGGATATCCCGCCAGTGTGGAGGGCTAAAGAGCTCGGAAAGCTCGAGGGCCCGAGGGCGCAACATCCCGGCAAGGCGGTTCAAAAACAAGAGCCAGTACGACCGCTGAAGGGGAagttgggtgagggggttggggagagttGTGTGGTTGAATACGACGACGAGTGTGACGACAGAGATTACTGCGTCCCCGAAGACGAGAGCGCTACGTCCAAGGGGGATTATGTGAGCTTGTTGCGGAATCCCGAGAGGTTTACTGGGTATGCTGGCGATGGCGCCAAGCAGGTGTGGGATGCGGTATACCGAGAGAACTGCTTCCAGAGAAGCTCTTTTCCCCATTATGCGGCGCTTGGAAAGGATACCTCGGCTCGTGGACCAGCGGCGATGGATTTCAAGGCTGTTCTTGACGCTGCTGGGCGCCAGCATGTTCTTGAGCAAACCAGGGagcacaaccccctcaccccgTTCGTTGCCAACACCGGTCTCGAAGCCGAGGACGAATGTCTCGAGAAGCGTGTCTTTTACAGAGTCATGTCTGGCATGCATGCGAGTATCTCGACCCATCTCTGCTGGGACTTTCTCAACCAAACCACCGGTCAATGGCAACCCAATCTCGCCTGCTACAAGGCTCGTTTACACCAGTTCCCGGACCGCATCAGCAATCTCTATTTTAACTACGCCCTCCTTTCCCGCGCCATCGCCAAACTCGGCCCCTATCTCACCGCCGAGCAGGGCTACACCTTTTGCACGGGCGACCCGGCTCAGGACGCCGAGACGCGTGAGAAGGTCTTGGCTGTCACCACCAAGGCCGCGAGCGTGCCTCAAATCTTTGACGAGAGCCTCATGTTCAAGAATGGAGAAGGCCCTTCGCTCAAAGAGGACTTCCGCAACCGCTTCAGGAATGTCAGCCGCCTGATGGACTGTGTCGGGTGCGACAAGTGCCGACTGTGGGGCAAGCTGCAGACGGCTGGGTACGGAACTGCGCTGAAGGTGCTGTTCGAGTTTGACAATAACGACCACCCGCAGGTTCCGGTGTTGAAGCGGACGGAATTGGTGGCGCTTTTCAACACGTATGCCAGGTTGAGCAGCTCGATGAGCGCTATTCAGAAGTTTAGAGGGATGGTTGAGGCAGAGGATAACAAGGGGGCTAAGAAGGTGGTTGTGAACAAGATTCTGAGTGTGGGCCCTATCAAGAAGGCGCTGGATGAGCAGGatgtggatgaggtggagaccaagagagaggagaggatcCGCCGGGAGCCAAAGTCGAGTTCGGAGGCCATGgcggaggagtgggagaatATCAAGAAGGTGACGATGTTTGTGTTGAAGGGGTGGATCAGTGTCCCTGCCAAGGc TTGGGTTGTCCTTTCTCAAGAGGCTGCGCGCTTTATGCAGTTTTTCCTGGGCTTGCCGGTGACTCCAAGGACGTGGACGTTGGAATTCCCTAGAGTGGACGAGCTCTAG
- the CKS1 gene encoding Cyclin-dependent kinases regulatory subunit (Cell division control protein cks1) (COG:D; EggNog:ENOG503P3US): MATLDEMGIDTSRRNPSPRPLSDSERARLEEFIEAIHYSTRYNDNEYEYRHVQLPKAMLKAIPKDYHDQSKGTLKLLWEEEWRAMGITQSLGWEHYEVHEPEPHILLFK; encoded by the exons ATGGCGACACTAGATGAGATGGGCATTGACACCTCCCGTCGCAACCCAAGCCCACGCCCGCTGTCAGACAGCGAGCGGGCACGTCTGGAGGAGTTTATTGAGGCGATCCACTACTCTACACG CTACAATGACAACGAATACGAATACCGCCACGTGCAGCTTCCCAAGGCTATGCTCAAGGCCATTCCCAAAGACTATCATGACCAGTCCAAGGGCACTCTGAAGCTCCTGTGGGAGGAAGAATGGCGGGCGATGGGTATCACACAGAGTCTTGGGTGGGAGCACTACGAAGTACACGAGCCAGAGCCTCATATTCTCCTCTTCAAGTGA
- a CDS encoding uncharacterized protein (EggNog:ENOG503NYMK; COG:B; COG:K), with amino-acid sequence MDNKRKAGPTGAAENDDRAAKRRKVPRPPQEYDLMKGESPESTSAYGLVFLETIRRTKDKSGRLVASYFENLLPREKNKDYYARIRMPISLKIIERKLHNQDFANMSELESYFKRMVTNAKEYYPKNSEIFEDAERVRKALSNYMTKTNPAYKLVQGYSCTAAPIPDNLQSTDFMDEDAGGGEEDAAGEDDAEGEEDEDAGEDDEEDEQDDEDDGNPRKIILKRRDSNNGVKRGPDSVRRRDRSGRAKADHEFEGVPYKGLNFQHAQEKIVEELIRKPDEDGGPHFLDFINLPPRSFKDYFAVITSPLSLKGLQKLVKGIHGRQAATGISDFKSWAAFEEKASLLWTNAHFYNEDGSEIHTLATELKQAFYDELNAAKAVVPEPPQQPKIKLKVGSGQDTPVLGAKKITIHVGGSKGSATGSPAPPTNRSSESGPIPPQASFTTAASFQLDKSMSLPSAGGSPSPSVIAPGPPSMVPRPNGHVPSPMMMMNGQHGYPGSHQALQNGHLPPAPAPAPAPPPPLWDNLVRAPGRGIADSLLPSVLVRTHPTVPGDRRFRMELPADPKLAQQSVTFHLPASHSRLQLVPRLAPFEQQGRQYKLIVQINGQMVGRATPIPAPDDPLPLNAMVFDLGLTLGTNMIVVTVVASLPKGQKLENGASAEVERLTMNVHLTRVY; translated from the exons ATGGACAACAAACGGAAAGCGGGCCCGACGGGCGCCGCCGAGAATGACGACCGAGCTGCCAAACGACGCAAGGTCCCAAGG CCTCCACAAGAGTACGACCTGATGAAGGGCGAAAGCCCCGAGTCGACCTCCGCCTACGGCCTTGTTTTCTTGGAAACCATCCGCAGAACGAAGGACAAGAG CGGACGACTTGTGGCTAGCTACTTTgagaacctcctcccccgtgaGAAGAACAAGGACTACTATGCGCGCATTCGCATGCCCATCTCCCTGAAAATAATTGAGCGCAAACTCCACAACCAGGACTTTGCCAACATGTCTGAACTCGAAAGCTACTTCAAGCGAATGGTCACCAATGCGAAGGAGTATTATCCCAAGAATTCCGAGATTTTCGAGGATGCCGAGCGTGTCAGAAAAGCGCTGAGCAACTACATGACCAAGACGAACCCGGCCTACAAGTTGGTACAGGGCTATAGTTGCACTGCTGCGCCTATACCTGATAATTTACAGTCGACGGATTTCATGGATGAAGACGCAGggggtggcgaggaggacgcgGCTGGCGAAGATGATGccgaaggcgaggaagacgaggacgcgggtgaagacgacgaggaagacgaacaggacgacgaggacgacggaAACCCGAGAAAAATCATCCTGAAGCGAAGGGATTCCAACAACGGCGTTAAACGTGGGCCCGACTCGGTGCGGAGACGTGACAGAAGTGGGAGGGCCAAGGCAGACCATGAGTTCGAGGGCGTCCCGTACAAGGGACTGAATTTCCAACACGCGCAGGAGAAAATCGTGGAGGAGCTTATTCGAAAGCCAGACGAAGA CGGTGGCCCTCATTTCTTGGACTTTATCAATCTCCCACCACGCAGCTTCAAGGATTATTTTGCCGTCATTACCTCTCCGTTGTCGTTAAAGGGGCTTCAAAAGCTCGTCAAGGGCATTCATGGTCGACAAGCTGCCACTGGTATCAGCGACTTCAAGAGCTGGGCAGCTTTTGAGGAAAAGGCCAGCCTTCTTTGGACCAACGCTCATTTCTACAATGAGGATGGCAGTGAAATCCACACCCTAGCCACAGAATTGAAG CAAGCCTTTTATGATGAGCTCAACGCGGCGAAGGCAGTAGTCCCGGAACCGCCTCAGCAGCCCAAGATTAAGCTCAAGGTTGGTTCGGGTCAGGATACTCCGGTACTGGGTGCCAAAAAGATCACGATCCATGTCGGCGGGTCTAAAGGCAGCGCAACAGggtcaccagcaccaccgacCAACCGCTCTAGCGAATCCGGCCCTATTCCACCCCAGGCGTCATTTACAACCGCTGCCAGCTTCCAGCTGGACAAATCTATGAGTTTACCCTCAGCTGGAGGGTCCCCGAGCCCCTCTGTCATCGCTCCTGGGCCACCAAGTATGGTTCCACGGCCGAATGGACATGTTCCGAgtcccatgatgatgatgaatgggCAGCACGGTTACCCAGGGTCGCATCAAGCACTTCAAAATGGCCATCTGCCTCCTGCACCAGCACCTGCGCCTgcaccgccacctcctctGTGGGACAACTTGGTTCGCGCTCCTGGTAGAG GTATTGCCGACTCTTTGTTGCCCAGTGTTCTTGTCCGGACACATCCAACAGTTCCAGGGGACCGCCGATTTCGGATGGAACTTCCAGCGGACCCAAAGCTGGCTCAGCAGAGCGTCACTTTCCACTTGCCGGCTAGCCACAGCAGACTGCAGTTGGTTCCCCGGTTGGCGCCCTTTGAACAACAGGGACGTCAGTACAAGCTCATCGTTCAGATCAATGGACAGATGGTGGGCAGAGCCACCCCGATTCCTGCACCTGATGATCCGCTGCCACTAAACGCCATGGTGTTTGACTTGGGTTTAACTCTGGGCACGAACATGATTGTCGTTACAGTCGTGGCATCACTGCCGAAGGGTCAAAAGCTGGAAAATGGAGCGAGCGCCGAGGTAGAGAGGCTGACCATGAATGTCCACCTCACGAGAGTCTACTAG
- a CDS encoding uncharacterized protein (EggNog:ENOG503P5QS; COG:G) codes for MPRRSAELVSAGVDPAPRRRSTRLASRENVERKHHHHHHYHHLESREEEEEEEEEEEEEEEEEEEEEEEEEEEEEVGLESAGERRRDGNNSWEGEEDEDPEAASVYPASSSPSERHLSPLEDEQHVSGL; via the coding sequence ATGCCTCGACGGTCGGCCGAATTGGTTTCTGCCGGTGTTGATCCTGCACCGAGGAGAAGATCGACTAGGCTTGCGTCGAGAGAAAACGTGGAGAggaagcatcatcatcatcatcattatcatcatcttGAAAgccgagaggaagaagaagaggaagaagaagaagaagaagaagaagaagaagaagaagaagaagaagaagaagaagaagaagaagaagaagaggtcggATTAGAGTCTGCCGGGGAAAGAAGACGAGACGGCAACAACagctgggaaggggaagaagacgaggaccCGGAAGCGGCCAGTGTTTACcctgcttcttcatcaccctcggAAAGACATCTATCACCACTTGAAGACGAACAGCACGTCTCGGGACTTTGA
- a CDS encoding uncharacterized protein (EggNog:ENOG503P5QS; COG:G) encodes MDDSPESPHLRGGKTPERRRTPSNPQRATPQNQTFPEGARITFAGSADSSSRRRSPSQGRRGFSDPTSKRTTGKMTTADWNAHRAAQQAILESKYHIPDRLRFKLGDLETSVKPKLSESQKKVFRNNDADPVVLNQRAEKLAIHEPLVKVHGDPQRDPADAAKDGRVLDGVRSWLEEVVEGQVRVRPCGRDVGRELLGAWAPTRLRFNFPMPQDGTETGNEWFGAVWQDLYLKASHFAEEYFGEGLGFGEEVPNGGNILDVKMIDKVWTTGGVGSTKNLVWFISQVARQDNGFEGGWDVMLSKAVQRKLVVAGVIGKILERQVFDDLLFGADEQSRAMLEASDKALELGEGYRRTRLRSECIDMYMRNQELTPKFWEHVDQLSIQITTLLLPLLKLMDRNFNNSRVKSLWGFHQKIHDIVSEAGFLSLHMAHSKSIFRITAPFLGQTWAIDQNNVDDRVYHESSLAVARLEGMEKQKWAKENLIYESDPANYRPTYALWEKTKQLGFWGVLWAVLGFFPSLLYKKVEKCGGFPTWDSKPGLGDTVWRSPPYLAKVQIVVWPKCERYGLMGEIDPRLKTSTEGESISTLLKSQVVYYQGRTDPRGLGAEGTPTLLEWLRYKDALWFKKWWDRFVKLGVSLLVLYLLSRFAPVLWIIPQLGLALAKLVAILILDVIIWLLTAASNVAKAVMYLLSAVWYTILGALGFKLPSLQPSEPWVIGHSGYEGTVYTQKITVPSFEGHSYTVPWFGGGGDYEKRHKELEAEKEKARERARRRARELEKEKEKELEEDADDIEVTKVIDKIFPGPITPAPLGANGRRMTLKRSWTRAGEEPGPEVWEEHTPGYFELLTEKAKELPVFKGDKDKAKRDGVEAEVKEGEEWKKYVKPNWYGWFGGATEEELRQREEERLAFEAAQESARREQETRKERRKREREEAREKKLREAKAREKKELEEIQRKERELELEIARHRKDPKAPAKVRSGLKETLKKWWQSTTGGLGVAWQPYHIDKTIYYPAIKQSFGGDQEGEPEEL; translated from the exons atggaCGACTCACCCGAGTCCCCCCACCTCCGCGGAGGCAAAACCCCCGAGCGCCGCCGcaccccctcaaaccctcAGCGTGCCActccccaaaaccaaacctTCCCCGAAGGAGCCAGAATCACCTTTGCAGGCTCGGCAGACAGCTCAAGCCGCCGgcgctccccctcccaaggcAGGCGTGGCTTTTCTGACCCGACCAGCAAAAGAACCACCGGCAAGATGACCACAGCCGACTGGAACGCCCACCGGGCCGCCCAGCAGGCTATCCTCGAGAGTAAATACCACATCCCTGACCGGCTCCGGTTCAAACTCGGCGACCTCGAGACGAGCGTCAAGCCTAAGCTTTCGGAAAGCCAGAAGAAGGTGTTTCGGAACAATGACGCTGACCCGGTTGTGCTGAACCAGAGGGCGGAGAAGCTTGCTATTCATGAGCCGCTTGTCAAGGTGCATGGGGATCCGCAGCGGGACCCGGCGGATGCGGCcaaggatgggagggtgttggatggggtgaggagttggttggaggaggttgtcgaggggCAGGTGAGGGTTCGGCCGTGCGGGAGGgatgtggggagggagttgttggGGGCTTGGGCGccgacgaggttgaggtttaATTTCCCTATGCCGCAGGATGGGACCGAGACGGGGAATGAGTGGTTTGGGGCTGTGTGGCAGGATTTGTACCTCAAGGCGTCGCACTTTGCGGAGGAGTACTTTGGGGAGGGGCTGGGgtttggagaggaggtgcCGAATGGGGGGAATATACTGGATGTGAAGATGATTGATAAGGTGTGGACTACGGGCGGGGTGGGGAGCACGAAGAATCTGGTTTGGTTTATTAGTCAGGTGGCTAGGCAGGATAAtgggtttgagggggggtgggatgtgATGTTATCCAAGGCGGTGCAGAGGAAGTTGGTTGTCGCGGGGGTGATTGGGAAGATTTTGGAGCGGCaggtgtttgatgatttgTTGTTTGGTGCTGATGAGCAGTCGAGAGCGATGTTGGAGGCATCTGATAAGGCTTTGGAGTTGGGTGAAG GCTACCGGCGCACAAGGCTTCGGTCGGAATGCATCGACATGTATATGCGTAACCAGGAGCTCACTCCCAAGTTCTGGGAGCATGTTGACCAGCTCAGCATTCAAATCACAACTTTGTTGCTCCCGCTGTTGAAGCTGATGGACCGGAACTTTAACAACAGTCGGGTCAAGTCTCTTTGGGGATTTCATCAAAAGATCCACGACATTGTCTCCGAAGCTGGGTTCTTGTCATTGCATATGGCTCACTCGAAGAGTATCTTCCGGATTACTGCCCCATTCCTGGGTCAGACGTGGGCCATTGACCAAAACAATGTCGACGATAGAGTCTATCACGAGTCCTCACTCGCCGTTGCCCGCCTCGAAGGGATGGAGAAGCAAAAATGGGCAAAAGAGAATCTGATTTACGAGTCAGACCCAGCAAACTACCGCCCTACGTATGCGTTGTGGGAGAAGACCAAGCAGCTAGGATTCTGGGGTGTTCTTTGGGCCGTGCTCGGTTTCTTCCCCAGCTTGTTGTACAAGAAGGTGGAGAAGTGCGGCGGGTTCCCAACCTGGGACTCCAAGCCCGGCCTGGGAGACACCGTGTGGAGGTCGCCGCCGTACCTGGCCAAGGTGCAGATTGTTGTCTGGCCCAAGTGCGAGAGATACGGGCTGATGGGCGAAATCGACCCGAGGCTGAAGACGAGCACGGAGGGAGAGTCCATCTCTACGCTGCTCAAGAGTCAGGTGGTGTACTACCAGGGCCGCACTGATCCGCGCGGTCTGGGCGCCGAGGGCACTCCCACCCTTCTCGAATGGCTCCGATACAAGGACGCCCTTTGGTTCAAGAAGTGGTGGGATCGCTTCGTCAAGCTGGgcgtctccctcctcgtgCTGTACCTCCTGTCTCGTTTTGCGCCCGTCCTTTGGATCATCCCCCAGTTGGGTTTAGCCTTGGCTAAACTTGTGGCcattctcatcctcgacgtCATTATTTGGCTCCTAACCGCGGCATCAAATGTTGCAAAGGCTGTCATGTACTTGTTGTCCGCGGTTTGGTACACCATCTTGGGGGCGCTGGGCTTCAAGCTCCCATCGTTGCAGCCGTCGGAACCCTGGGTGATTGGACACTCTGGTTACGAGGGGACAGTTTACACACAAAAGATTACGGTCCCAAGTTTCGAGGGGCATTCGTACACCGTGCCTTGgtttggcggcgggggtgacTATGAGAAGAGGCACAAGGAGCttgaggcggagaaggagaaggctaGGGAGCGGGCTAGGCGACGAGCaagggagctggagaaggagaaggagaaggagctggaagaggatgCGGATGATATTGAAGTTACAAAGGTTATTGACAAGATCTTCCCCGGCCCTATCACTCCTGCTCCTCTGGGCGCCAACGGTAGGAGGATGACGCTTAAGAGGTCGTGGACTCGTGCGGGAGAAGAGCCAGGCCcggaggtttgggaggagCACACGCCTGGTTACTTTGAGCTGCTTAccgagaaggccaaggagctgCCTGTCTTTAAGGgtgacaaggacaaggccaaACGGGACGGCGTTGAAGCGGAGGTCAAGGAAGGCGAAGAGTGGAAGAAGTACGTCAAGCCGAATTGGTATGGCTGGTTTGGCGGTGCTACCGAAGAGGAACTCCGTCAacgagaagaggagaggttggcttTCGAGGCAGCCCAAGAGTCTGCCAGACGGGAGCAGGAGACCAGGAaagagaggagaaagagggagagagaagaggcTAGGGAAAAGAAGCTGAGAGAAGCCAAGGcaagggagaagaaggaactggaggagatccagaggaaggagagggagctggagttgGAGATTGCCAGACATAGAAAGGACCCCAAGGCGCCGGCCAAGGTTAGGTCGGGTTTGAAGGAGACTCTCAAGAAGTGGTGGCAGTCAACGACTGGGGGCTTGGGGGTGGCTTGGCAACCCTATCATATTGATAAAACGATTTATTATCCTGCTATTAAGCAGTCGTTTGGGGGTGATCAAGAGGGGGAGCCGGAGGAGCTTTAG
- a CDS encoding uncharacterized protein (EggNog:ENOG503NUTR; COG:P; COG:Q), with product MGGLVPLLKKQLTGSKILFHILFWTFHWGIFAYGWWKQAADARLAGLNTLQYSVWLSRGAGLVLSVDGMLILLPVCRTIMRFIRPKIKFIPLDENIWMHRQLAYSMLLFTIIHTAAHYVNFYNVEKTQIRPVTAVQIHYVQPGGATGHVMLLCMLLMYTTAHHRIRQQSFETFWYTHHLFIPFFLGLYTHTVGCFVRDTPDAISPFAGDEYWEHCIGYLGWRWELWTGGFYLIERLYREIRAIRETKITRVVKHPYDVVEIQFNKPSFKYKAGQWLFLQVPSVSKYQWHPFTITSCPYDPYVSVHIRQVGDFTRELGNAVGAGGIHAKLYEGVDPLGMYDVALANGQKMPALRIDGPYGAPAEDVFENEIAVLIGTGIGVTPWASILKNIWHLRNGPNPPTRLRRVEFIWVCKDTSSFEWFQTLLLSLEEQSAEAARVPGSSGVEFLKIHTYLTQKLDMDTTQNIVLNSVGSSVDPLTELKARTNFGRPNFGRIFQSMSEGIQNRTYLNGLEGNMRTTVGVYFCGPSAAARDIKKAAKAASSSEVRFRFWKEHF from the exons ATGGGCGGGCTAGTTCCActgctgaagaagcagcTCACGGGGTCGAAGATTCTCTTTCACATCCTCTTCTGGACGTTCCATTGGGGCATCTTTGCCTATGGATG GTGGAAGCAAGCAGCTGATGCCCGTTTGGCGGGTCTCAACACGCTGCAATACTCTGTGTGGCTTTCTCGTGGTGCTGGACTAGTATTGAGTGTGGACGGTATGCTTATTCTGCTGCCCGTCTGCAGAACTATCATGCGTTTCATCAGGCCAAAGATCAAGTTCATCCCACTCGATGAGAATATCTGGATGCACAGGCAGCTTGCCTACTCTATGCTGTTgttcaccatcatccacacAGCTGCCCATTACGTCAA CTTCTACAATGTCGAGAAGACCCAGATTCGTCCTGTAACCGCTGTGCAGATTCACTACGTTCAGCCCGGTGGTGCCACTGGCCACGTTATGCTTCTCTGCATGCTTCTGATGTACACAACCGCCCATCACCGCATCAGACAACAGTCTTTCGAGACCTTCTGGTACACTCACCATCTTTTCATCCCATTTTTCCTCGGTCTGTACACCCACACCGTCGGGTGCTTCGTCCGTGACACACCCGACGCCATTTCGCCATTTGCCGGTGATGAGTACTGGGAGCACTGCATTGGTTATCTtggctggagatgggagCTCTGGACCGGTGGCTTCTACCTCATTGAGCGGTTGTACCGTGAGATTCGTGCCATCCGTGAGACCAAGATTACCCGTGTTGTCAAACATCCGTATG ACGTCGTGGAGATTCAGTTCAACAAGCCTTCCTTCAAGTACAAGGCTGGCCAGTGGCTCTTCCTCCAGGTTCCTTCCGTCTCCAAGTATCAGTGGCATCCGTTTACCATCACCTCCTGCCCATACGACCCCTATGTCTCTGTTCACATCAGACAGGTTGGTGACTTCACTCGCGAGCTTGGCAACGCTGTCGGCGCTGGCGGCATCCACGCCAAGCTGTATGAGGGTGTCGACCCCTTAGGAATGTACGACGTCGCTCTTGCCAACGGCCAGAAGATGCCCGCTCTCCGCATCGACGGCCCCTACGGTGCCCCCGCCGAGGACGTCTTCGAGAACGAAATCGCCGTTTTGATCGGTACCGGTATCGGTGTCACCCCCTGGgcctccatcctcaagaaCATCTGGCACTTGCGCAAcggccccaacccccccacccgtCTCCGCCGTGTCGAGTTCATCTGGGTCTGCAAGGACACCAGCTCCTTCGAGTGGTTTCAGACCctgctcctctccctcgagGAGCAATCCGCCGAGGCCGCCCGCGTCCCCGGTTCCAGCGGCGTCGAGTTCCTCAAGATCCACACTTATCTCACCCAGAAGCTCGACATGGACACCACCCAGAACATTGTGCTCAACTCGGTCGGCAGCTCGGTTGATCCCCTGACTGAGCTCAAGGCGCGGACAAACTTTGGTCGCCCCAACTTTGGCCGCATCTTCCAGAGCATGAGCGAGGGTATCCAGAACCGGACTTATCTCAACGGCCTCGAGGGCAACATGAGGACGACGGTCGGTGTTTATTTCTGCGGTCCCTCGGCTGCTGCTCGTgacatcaagaaggcggccaaggctgccagcAGCAGTGAGGTGCGCTTCCGGTTCTGGAAGGAGCACTTCTAA